The Oryzias latipes chromosome 4, ASM223467v1 genome includes a window with the following:
- the LOC101171901 gene encoding proteoglycan 4 isoform X1, which produces MTALKLPCAVMLLVCALKFSATQTSCKGRCGAEYYRGYMCQCDYGCLLYEECCTDYESQCTTQNSCKGRCGETFKRGRLCTCDSDCIKFKQCCPDYKTQCESEEINGKTSVATMKINSCHNLNDSKAEESALDEDTQELAMNKGNNEDGLFPLESSTPQPTNAPSDGYTFADIEAEVPVATTVPDSTSGDGSSPSDLLDQVPTDPTVDGDVSLTQMTVSVSGDPLTSSQAPGDQEADAIGLTTPFEQNTTFPEPTVSYELYTDNLSASPTTSINTSQRPEVTQITTDDPEVLENIQVTTTSPSDVMIPTTIPVGITQSLNTEQNSNDVDTSAPSLAPTLEDSSRYSPELSVGTTIIPSPTNTVQDGTSDNVIPAVSTSDPLKEDLKLTKPSPSTSKPEETPEPSKLKPTSKPETKPLDTQTPKTDIQADDSNDKNLCSGRPISGVTTLRNGTIAVFRGHYFWFLDRNRVPSPPQSITQVWGVPSPIDTVFTRCNCEGKTYIFKGSRYWRYDNDVLEPGYPKVIKTGFDGLRGHITAALSVPQYRSRREAVFFFKRGGFVQKYSYQAGTSRTCGRKVGNPIVTVRYRSARQAATILEPAINIRKSWKGFPFQITAAVSVPSTQEQEGYKYFVFSRSSTYNVRISGERPTIAAKENATPQSNSFFTCPKNQP; this is translated from the exons ATGACGGCCCTTAAACTACCTTGTGCTGTGATGTTGCTGGTTTGTGCTTTGAAATTTAGTGCAACTCAAA CGAGCTGCAAAGGACGCTGCGGTGCCGAGTACTACAGGGGATACATGTGCCAGTGTGACTACGGCTGCCTGCTTTATGAAGAGTGCTGCACAGACTATGAAAGTCAATGCACCACCC AGAACTCATGTAAGGGTCGGTGTGGAGAAACTTTCAAGAGGGGTCGGCTGTGTACCTGTGATTCTGATTGCATTAAGTTCAAGCAGTGCTGTCCAGACTACAAGACCCAATGTGAATCTGAAG AAATCAATGGAAAGACCAGTGTGGCAACAATGAAGATTAATTCGTGTCATAATTTAAATGATAGCAAAGCTGAAG AATCAGCTCTGGATGAAGACACACAGGAGCTTGCTATGAACAAGGGAAACAATGAAG ATGGCTTATTTCCTTTGGAGAGCTCAACGCCACAGCCAACTAATGCCCCAAGTGATG GCTATACATTTGCTGACATTGAAGCTGAGGTTCCAGTGGCAACTACAGTCCCAGATTCTACCAGTGGAGACGGATCATCCCCATCCGACTTACTGGACCAAGTTCCCACAGATCCCACTGTGGATGGAGATGTTTCCCTCACACAGATGACTGTTTCAGTCAGTGGCGATCCCCTCACCTCCAGCCAAGCCCCTGGAGACCAAGAAGCAG ATGCCATAGGTCTTACAACTCCCTTTGAGCAAAATACAACATTCCCTGAGCCTACAGTCTCATATGAGCTCTACACCGACAACCTTTCAGCATCACCCACAACATCAATAAACACTTCACAAAGACCAGAAGTCACTCAAATCACAACAGATGATCCGGAAGTGCTGGAAAATATCCAGGTCACCACCACATCCCCTTCAGATGTGATGATTCCAACAACGATCCCAGTGGGAATCACTCAGAGCCTCAACACTGAACAAAACTCAAATGATGTTGACACCAGCGCTCCATCTTTGGCCCCAACACTTGAAGATTCATCCAGATATTCTCCAGAACTCAGTGTTGGAACAACCATCATTCCCTCCCCTACAAATACTGTGCAAGATGGCACCTCAGATAATGTTATACCAGCAGTAAGTACTTCTGATCCACTCAAAGAAGACCTAAAACTGACCAAACCCTCACCATCCACCTCAAAACCTGAAGAGACACCTGAGCCTTCCAAACTAAAGCCCACCTCTAAACCAGAGACGAAACCTCTGGACACACAAACCCCAAAGACAGATATCCAAGCTG ATGACAGCAATGATAAAAACCTGTGCAGCGGGAGGCCGATAAGTGGAGTCACCACACTCAGAAACGGGACAATTGCAGTTTTCAGAG gtcATTACTTCTGGTTTCTGGATAGGAACAGGGTGCCAAGTCCACCTCAAAGCATCACACAGGTCTGGGGTGTTCCTTCCCCCATCGACACGGTGTTCACTCGCTGCAACTGTGAGggcaaaacatatatttttaag GGAAGCAGGTATTGGAGATACGACAATGATGTTTTGGAACCTGGCTATCCTAAAGTCATTAAGACAGGCTTTGATGGCCTGAGGGGTCACATCACTGCTGCCCTGTCTGTGCCTCAGTATCGAAGCAGAAGAGAAGCGGTCTTCTTCTTCAAGAGAG GaggttttgttcagaaatactcATACCAGGCTGGCACCTCCAGGACTTGTGGTAGAAAAGTTGGAAATCCGATTGTGACAGTTCGATATCGAAGTGCTCGCCAAGCAG CGACCATCTTAGAACCAGCCATAAACATTCGTAAATCCTGGAAAGGCTTCCCCTTCCAAATCACAGCGGCTGTGTCTGTGCCCAGCACCCAGGAGCAGGAGGGCTACAAATACTTTGTCTTCTCCAGAT CATCAACATATAACGTGAGGATCAGCGGAGAACGTCCCACAATTGCAGCAAAAGAAAACGCGACGCCTCAAAGCAACAGTTTCTTCACTTGTCCGAAGAACCAACCTTGA
- the LOC101171901 gene encoding proteoglycan 4 isoform X3: protein MTALKLPCAVMLLVCALKFSATQTSCKGRCGAEYYRGYMCQCDYGCLLYEECCTDYESQCTTQNSCKGRCGETFKRGRLCTCDSDCIKFKQCCPDYKTQCESEESALDEDTQELAMNKGNNEDGLFPLESSTPQPTNAPSDGYTFADIEAEVPVATTVPDSTSGDGSSPSDLLDQVPTDPTVDGDVSLTQMTVSVSGDPLTSSQAPGDQEADAIGLTTPFEQNTTFPEPTVSYELYTDNLSASPTTSINTSQRPEVTQITTDDPEVLENIQVTTTSPSDVMIPTTIPVGITQSLNTEQNSNDVDTSAPSLAPTLEDSSRYSPELSVGTTIIPSPTNTVQDGTSDNVIPAVSTSDPLKEDLKLTKPSPSTSKPEETPEPSKLKPTSKPETKPLDTQTPKTDIQADDSNDKNLCSGRPISGVTTLRNGTIAVFRGHYFWFLDRNRVPSPPQSITQVWGVPSPIDTVFTRCNCEGKTYIFKGSRYWRYDNDVLEPGYPKVIKTGFDGLRGHITAALSVPQYRSRREAVFFFKRGGFVQKYSYQAGTSRTCGRKVGNPIVTVRYRSARQAATILEPAINIRKSWKGFPFQITAAVSVPSTQEQEGYKYFVFSRSSTYNVRISGERPTIAAKENATPQSNSFFTCPKNQP from the exons ATGACGGCCCTTAAACTACCTTGTGCTGTGATGTTGCTGGTTTGTGCTTTGAAATTTAGTGCAACTCAAA CGAGCTGCAAAGGACGCTGCGGTGCCGAGTACTACAGGGGATACATGTGCCAGTGTGACTACGGCTGCCTGCTTTATGAAGAGTGCTGCACAGACTATGAAAGTCAATGCACCACCC AGAACTCATGTAAGGGTCGGTGTGGAGAAACTTTCAAGAGGGGTCGGCTGTGTACCTGTGATTCTGATTGCATTAAGTTCAAGCAGTGCTGTCCAGACTACAAGACCCAATGTGAATCTGAAG AATCAGCTCTGGATGAAGACACACAGGAGCTTGCTATGAACAAGGGAAACAATGAAG ATGGCTTATTTCCTTTGGAGAGCTCAACGCCACAGCCAACTAATGCCCCAAGTGATG GCTATACATTTGCTGACATTGAAGCTGAGGTTCCAGTGGCAACTACAGTCCCAGATTCTACCAGTGGAGACGGATCATCCCCATCCGACTTACTGGACCAAGTTCCCACAGATCCCACTGTGGATGGAGATGTTTCCCTCACACAGATGACTGTTTCAGTCAGTGGCGATCCCCTCACCTCCAGCCAAGCCCCTGGAGACCAAGAAGCAG ATGCCATAGGTCTTACAACTCCCTTTGAGCAAAATACAACATTCCCTGAGCCTACAGTCTCATATGAGCTCTACACCGACAACCTTTCAGCATCACCCACAACATCAATAAACACTTCACAAAGACCAGAAGTCACTCAAATCACAACAGATGATCCGGAAGTGCTGGAAAATATCCAGGTCACCACCACATCCCCTTCAGATGTGATGATTCCAACAACGATCCCAGTGGGAATCACTCAGAGCCTCAACACTGAACAAAACTCAAATGATGTTGACACCAGCGCTCCATCTTTGGCCCCAACACTTGAAGATTCATCCAGATATTCTCCAGAACTCAGTGTTGGAACAACCATCATTCCCTCCCCTACAAATACTGTGCAAGATGGCACCTCAGATAATGTTATACCAGCAGTAAGTACTTCTGATCCACTCAAAGAAGACCTAAAACTGACCAAACCCTCACCATCCACCTCAAAACCTGAAGAGACACCTGAGCCTTCCAAACTAAAGCCCACCTCTAAACCAGAGACGAAACCTCTGGACACACAAACCCCAAAGACAGATATCCAAGCTG ATGACAGCAATGATAAAAACCTGTGCAGCGGGAGGCCGATAAGTGGAGTCACCACACTCAGAAACGGGACAATTGCAGTTTTCAGAG gtcATTACTTCTGGTTTCTGGATAGGAACAGGGTGCCAAGTCCACCTCAAAGCATCACACAGGTCTGGGGTGTTCCTTCCCCCATCGACACGGTGTTCACTCGCTGCAACTGTGAGggcaaaacatatatttttaag GGAAGCAGGTATTGGAGATACGACAATGATGTTTTGGAACCTGGCTATCCTAAAGTCATTAAGACAGGCTTTGATGGCCTGAGGGGTCACATCACTGCTGCCCTGTCTGTGCCTCAGTATCGAAGCAGAAGAGAAGCGGTCTTCTTCTTCAAGAGAG GaggttttgttcagaaatactcATACCAGGCTGGCACCTCCAGGACTTGTGGTAGAAAAGTTGGAAATCCGATTGTGACAGTTCGATATCGAAGTGCTCGCCAAGCAG CGACCATCTTAGAACCAGCCATAAACATTCGTAAATCCTGGAAAGGCTTCCCCTTCCAAATCACAGCGGCTGTGTCTGTGCCCAGCACCCAGGAGCAGGAGGGCTACAAATACTTTGTCTTCTCCAGAT CATCAACATATAACGTGAGGATCAGCGGAGAACGTCCCACAATTGCAGCAAAAGAAAACGCGACGCCTCAAAGCAACAGTTTCTTCACTTGTCCGAAGAACCAACCTTGA
- the LOC101171901 gene encoding proteoglycan 4 isoform X2, which yields MTALKLPCAVMLLVCALKFSATQTSCKGRCGAEYYRGYMCQCDYGCLLYEECCTDYESQCTTQNSCKGRCGETFKRGRLCTCDSDCIKFKQCCPDYKTQCESEEINGKTSVATMKINSCHNLNDSKAEESALDEDTQELAMNKGNNEDGLFPLESSTPQPTNAPSDAEVPVATTVPDSTSGDGSSPSDLLDQVPTDPTVDGDVSLTQMTVSVSGDPLTSSQAPGDQEADAIGLTTPFEQNTTFPEPTVSYELYTDNLSASPTTSINTSQRPEVTQITTDDPEVLENIQVTTTSPSDVMIPTTIPVGITQSLNTEQNSNDVDTSAPSLAPTLEDSSRYSPELSVGTTIIPSPTNTVQDGTSDNVIPAVSTSDPLKEDLKLTKPSPSTSKPEETPEPSKLKPTSKPETKPLDTQTPKTDIQADDSNDKNLCSGRPISGVTTLRNGTIAVFRGHYFWFLDRNRVPSPPQSITQVWGVPSPIDTVFTRCNCEGKTYIFKGSRYWRYDNDVLEPGYPKVIKTGFDGLRGHITAALSVPQYRSRREAVFFFKRGGFVQKYSYQAGTSRTCGRKVGNPIVTVRYRSARQAATILEPAINIRKSWKGFPFQITAAVSVPSTQEQEGYKYFVFSRSSTYNVRISGERPTIAAKENATPQSNSFFTCPKNQP from the exons ATGACGGCCCTTAAACTACCTTGTGCTGTGATGTTGCTGGTTTGTGCTTTGAAATTTAGTGCAACTCAAA CGAGCTGCAAAGGACGCTGCGGTGCCGAGTACTACAGGGGATACATGTGCCAGTGTGACTACGGCTGCCTGCTTTATGAAGAGTGCTGCACAGACTATGAAAGTCAATGCACCACCC AGAACTCATGTAAGGGTCGGTGTGGAGAAACTTTCAAGAGGGGTCGGCTGTGTACCTGTGATTCTGATTGCATTAAGTTCAAGCAGTGCTGTCCAGACTACAAGACCCAATGTGAATCTGAAG AAATCAATGGAAAGACCAGTGTGGCAACAATGAAGATTAATTCGTGTCATAATTTAAATGATAGCAAAGCTGAAG AATCAGCTCTGGATGAAGACACACAGGAGCTTGCTATGAACAAGGGAAACAATGAAG ATGGCTTATTTCCTTTGGAGAGCTCAACGCCACAGCCAACTAATGCCCCAAGTGATG CTGAGGTTCCAGTGGCAACTACAGTCCCAGATTCTACCAGTGGAGACGGATCATCCCCATCCGACTTACTGGACCAAGTTCCCACAGATCCCACTGTGGATGGAGATGTTTCCCTCACACAGATGACTGTTTCAGTCAGTGGCGATCCCCTCACCTCCAGCCAAGCCCCTGGAGACCAAGAAGCAG ATGCCATAGGTCTTACAACTCCCTTTGAGCAAAATACAACATTCCCTGAGCCTACAGTCTCATATGAGCTCTACACCGACAACCTTTCAGCATCACCCACAACATCAATAAACACTTCACAAAGACCAGAAGTCACTCAAATCACAACAGATGATCCGGAAGTGCTGGAAAATATCCAGGTCACCACCACATCCCCTTCAGATGTGATGATTCCAACAACGATCCCAGTGGGAATCACTCAGAGCCTCAACACTGAACAAAACTCAAATGATGTTGACACCAGCGCTCCATCTTTGGCCCCAACACTTGAAGATTCATCCAGATATTCTCCAGAACTCAGTGTTGGAACAACCATCATTCCCTCCCCTACAAATACTGTGCAAGATGGCACCTCAGATAATGTTATACCAGCAGTAAGTACTTCTGATCCACTCAAAGAAGACCTAAAACTGACCAAACCCTCACCATCCACCTCAAAACCTGAAGAGACACCTGAGCCTTCCAAACTAAAGCCCACCTCTAAACCAGAGACGAAACCTCTGGACACACAAACCCCAAAGACAGATATCCAAGCTG ATGACAGCAATGATAAAAACCTGTGCAGCGGGAGGCCGATAAGTGGAGTCACCACACTCAGAAACGGGACAATTGCAGTTTTCAGAG gtcATTACTTCTGGTTTCTGGATAGGAACAGGGTGCCAAGTCCACCTCAAAGCATCACACAGGTCTGGGGTGTTCCTTCCCCCATCGACACGGTGTTCACTCGCTGCAACTGTGAGggcaaaacatatatttttaag GGAAGCAGGTATTGGAGATACGACAATGATGTTTTGGAACCTGGCTATCCTAAAGTCATTAAGACAGGCTTTGATGGCCTGAGGGGTCACATCACTGCTGCCCTGTCTGTGCCTCAGTATCGAAGCAGAAGAGAAGCGGTCTTCTTCTTCAAGAGAG GaggttttgttcagaaatactcATACCAGGCTGGCACCTCCAGGACTTGTGGTAGAAAAGTTGGAAATCCGATTGTGACAGTTCGATATCGAAGTGCTCGCCAAGCAG CGACCATCTTAGAACCAGCCATAAACATTCGTAAATCCTGGAAAGGCTTCCCCTTCCAAATCACAGCGGCTGTGTCTGTGCCCAGCACCCAGGAGCAGGAGGGCTACAAATACTTTGTCTTCTCCAGAT CATCAACATATAACGTGAGGATCAGCGGAGAACGTCCCACAATTGCAGCAAAAGAAAACGCGACGCCTCAAAGCAACAGTTTCTTCACTTGTCCGAAGAACCAACCTTGA